Proteins encoded together in one Buteo buteo chromosome 26, bButBut1.hap1.1, whole genome shotgun sequence window:
- the LOC142045008 gene encoding uncharacterized protein LOC142045008: protein MTGQKFGKCIALCLLPWSCLSFAWSDAAGAGTASPGAGHVRKGLPGDIANGTNVRSNISALCTALPPPRHGYYYVDRGSGISVGSVLVYWCQDGFQLVGSQRLSCLRRESASSWSHPPPRCQAAPQPSATGSRAAVAASLLSGAVILALSVSFAVCCWRDKARKKRGGQQQRRKVRGGWKRDPSAPERGRNAFGRLKHYHRRDYHLSALSSSVFPGAFAGCNNLAFQRSPENLPKVPPQPWYPEAGVLPPLALQPGTPPVAALPGHPSRSVLLPAVPCRADPPRDLLPLYYRSYEEHKLFDKFGRPV from the exons ATGACGGGACAAAAGTTCGGGAAATGCATCGCCCTTTGCCTGCTGCCCTGGAGCTGCCTGAGTTTTGCCTGGAGCGATGCCGCTGGGGCCGGGACCGCCTCGCCCGGGGCAGGACACGTCAGAAAGGGGCTGCCCGGGGACATCGCCAACGGGACCAACGTACGCAGCAACATCTCAG cgCTGTGCACGGCTCTCCCCCCGCCGCGCCACGGATACTACTACGTGGACAGAGGCTCGGGCATCTCCGTGGGCTCGGTCCTCGTGTACTGGTGCCAGGACGGGTTCCAGCTGGTGGGTAGCCAGAGGCTTTCCTGCCTGCGCCGGGAGAGCGCTTCGTCCTGGagccaccccccgccccgctgccaGG CCGCCCCGCAGCCCTCGGCCACCGGCTCCCGCGCCGCGGTGGCCGCCTCGCTGCTCAGCGGAGCCGTTATCCTGGCCCTGTCCGTCTCCTTCGCCGTCTGCTGCTGGCGGGACAAGGCGAGGAAGAAGCGCGGTGG gcagcagcagaggaggaaagtcAGAGGAGGATGGAAGCGTGACCCCTCCGCCCCCGAGAGGGGCAGGAACGCTTTCGGGAGACTGAAACACTACCACCGGCGCGATTACCACCTCTCGGCCCTCTCCAGCTCCGTGTTCCCGGGGGCGTTCGCGGGCTGCAATAACCTGGCTTTCCAAAG GAGCCCCGAAAACCTGCCGAAGGTGCCCCCGCAGCCCTGGTACCCCGAAGCAGGGGTCTTGCCCCCGCTGGCGTTACAGCCCGGCACGCCGCCCGTCGCTGCCCTGCCCGGCCACCCGTCCCGCAGCGTCCTGCTGCCCGCCGTGCCCTGCCGCGCCGACCCCCCCAGGGACCTGCTCCCCCTCTACTACAGAAGCTACGAGGAACATAAGCTCTTCGACAAGTTCGGGAGGCCGGTTTGA